One region of Mangifera indica cultivar Alphonso chromosome 3, CATAS_Mindica_2.1, whole genome shotgun sequence genomic DNA includes:
- the LOC123211016 gene encoding uncharacterized protein LOC123211016 produces MADTIAAAVFEKLASLLQQQIVEGWTVLGGVDESVEKLNREFQAIRAVLDDVGMPECIPGNVLRYQLQKLREISYDIEDVLDEWSTGMQKLQMREAEVFPLNLVSDFLLRNALRYAVFSKIENINKELDDVALARDRSNFTMMNGQQRPERYISFPFIDVLEVHGRDRERCMIVNLLLSESSQVEISLPFP; encoded by the coding sequence ATGGCTGATACAATTGCTGCTGCTGTCTTCGAGAAACTGGCTTCACTCCTTCAGCAGCAAATAGTCGAAGGGTGGACAGTGCTTGGAGGAGTTGATGAATCTGTCGAAAAGCTCAACAGAGAATTCCAGGCCATCAGAGCAGTGCTCGACGATGTGGGGATGCCGGAGTGCATACCGGGCAATGTTCTGAGATATCAGCTGCAAAAGCTTAGAGAAATATCCTATGACATAGAAGATGTGTTAGATGAGTGGAGCACAGGGATGCAAAAATTGCAAATGCGGGAAGCTGAGGTATTTCCCCTCAACCTTGTTTCTGATTTTCTTTTGAGAAATGCTCTACGTTATGCTGTTTTTTCCAagatagaaaacataaataaagagCTAGATGATGTTGCTTTAGCAAGAGATAGGTCGAATTTTACGATGATGAATGGCCAACAAAGACCAGAAAGATACATATCTTTCCCTTTTATCGATGTATTAGAGGTTCATGGAAGAGACCGAGAGCGTTGTATGATAGTAAATTTATTGTTGAGTGAGAGTAGTCAAGTAGAAATATCTTTACCATTTCCATAG
- the LOC123211197 gene encoding disease resistance protein RGA2-like, whose amino-acid sequence MVVKSQFEKQIWVCVTHLFSEIKIATAILESLIGVATILDEFNTILHHICHFVKGKNFLLVLDDVGFEDTKCWELLKEVLNYGSQGSRILVTTCNGNVANSLGTSNIITLGKLPREGCWSLFSQLAFFGRNNEECEILEDIGRKIVGKCKGFPFALKILGSFLCFKSRIADWKAVLDSQIWDLEEEELEVFKPLLLSYYDLYPTMRKSLSYCAIFPKGREIEKDRLIKLWMAQNYLLTDQSTDVESVGEKYFKSLSMRSFFQDFRKDHSDGRVIAFKMHNLVHEFAQRLSKSECFSIEVDSPQVSRLESYDKARHSMIILEKKGSFPISICNGRKLSSLMVECRGSFMIGSVLSKLLEELTCLRSLDLSKPPGCRENPVKELPGGIKRLIHLRYLNLSNNRKIKVLPEMLCDLFNLQTLDITSCSNLQKLPQGMGKLTNLRHLMNSGTHSLSYMPKGIERLTCLRTLKGFVVGSGGHGNKECSLKHLKNLIHLQGSFFLRGLGNVVDDSGAKRVELQNKSNLVRLDLKFNGRKNKCDKSVLEALQPPPGLQSLGIYDYKSKTVFPSWMMALTKLSILRLDRCIHCEHLPPLGKLSSLESLFIWNMSVVKGVGNEFLGIESEGTSSAVAFPKLKSLDFWMLEEWEQWDYEIARREEIDVSIMPCLRYLTIRSCNKLKDFPDHLFQTTTLKELRIYDCHKLQNRYRKETGDDWPQIPDVTVEDKFMPYLSQSNLR is encoded by the exons ATGGTTGTAAAAAGTCAATTTGAGAAACAAATATGGGTATGTGTCACACATTTATTCAGTGAGATTAAGATTGCTACAGCAATCCTTGAATCTCTTATTGGTGTTGCAACAATTCTAGATGAATTTAACACTATTTTGCATCACATATGTCATTTTGTAAAAGGAAAGAACTTCCTTCTTGTCTTAGATGATGTGGGGTTTGAAGATACAAAATGTTGGGAACTTTTGAAGGAAGTTCTTAACTATGGTTCCCAAGGAAGTAGAATTTTGGTGACCACATGTAATGGAAATGTTGCAAACAGTCTGGGAACCTCAAACATCATCACACTAGGGAAGTTGCCAAGGGAGGGATGTTGGTCATTGTTTAGTCAACTAGCTTTTTTTGGAAGGAACAATGAAGAGTGTGAAATACTAGAAGATATCGGTAGAAAAATTGTGGGCAAGTGTAAGGGTTTCCCTTTTGCTCTAAAGATTTTGGGAAGTTTCTTGTGCTTCAAAAGTAGAATTGCAGATTGGAAAGCAGTCTTAGATAGTCAGATATGGGATTTAGAAGAGGAAGAATTAGAGGTTTTCAAGCCTTTATTATTGAGCTACTATGATTTATATCCAACAATGAGAAAAAGCCTCTCATATTGTGCCATTTTTCCAAAAGGCCGTGAGATAGAGAAAGATAGGTTGATTAAATTGTGGATGGCCCAAAACTATCTTTTGACGGATCAAAGTACAGATGTGGAATCAGTTGGTGAAAAGTACTTTAAAAGCTTATCAATGCGCTCGTTTTTCCAAGATTTCAGGAAGGATCATTCTGATGGAAGAGTAATAGCATTCAAAATGCACAATTTAGTGCATGAATTTGCTCAGCGTCTTTCAAAGAGTGAATGTTTTTCTATAGAAGTTGATAGCCCTCAAGTGTCCAGATTAGAGTCTTATGACAAAGCTCGACATTCAATGATAATACTAGAGAAAAAAGGTTCATTTCCTATTTCTATCTGTAATGGACGAAAGTTAAGTAGCCTAATGGTTGAGTGCAGAGGTAGTTTTATGATTGGATCtgttttatcaaaattgttGGAAGAGCTCACATGTCTAAGGTCATTAGATTTGAGTAAGCCCCCTGGTTGTCGGGAAAATCCTGTGAAAGAGCTTCCAGGAGGAATAAAAAGGCTGATACATCTCAGATACCTGAACTTGTCTAATAACAGAAAGATAAAGGTATTGCCTGAGATGCTGTGTGATTTATTTAATCTTCAAACCTTGGACATTACCTCTTGTAGTAATCTCCAAAAGTTACCTCAAGGGATGGGGAAGTTAACCAACTTGAGGCATTTAATGAACAGTGGAACTCATTCACTAAGTTATATGCCAAAAGGAATTGAGCGATTAACTTGTCTTCGAACATTAAAGGGATTTGTTGTGGGCAGTGGTGGCCATGGTAATAAGGAATGTAGCCTTAAGCATCTGAAAAACTTGATTCATCTTCAAGGGTCTTTCTTCTTAAGAGGATTGGGAAATGTGGTAGATGATAGTGGGGCTAAGAGAGTAGAACTTCAGAATAAGAGTAACCTTGTTCGGTTGGATCTAAAATTCAATGGGAGGAAGAATAAGTGTGATAAATCAGTTCTTGAAGCATTACAGCCACCTCCAGGATTGCAGAGTTTGGGGATATATGATTATAAAAGCAAAACTGTGTTTCCAAGTTGGATGATGGCTTTAACCAAGCTGAGCATTTTAAGATTGGATCGTTGCATTCATTGTGAGCATTTGCCTCCTCTGGGAAAGTTGTCATCCCTTGAATCACTCTTCATATGGAATATGAGTGTTGTGAAAGGAGTTGGCAATGAATTTTTGGGAATAGAAAGTGAAGGCACATCATCAGCCGTTGCCTTCCCAAAACTGAAATCTCTGGACTTCTGGATGCTGGAAGAATGGGAACAGTGGGATTATGAGATTGCGAGGCGAGAAGAAATAGATGTTTCAATCATGCCTTGTCTTCGCTACTTGACAATTCGATCCTGCAACAAATTAAAGGATTTTCCAGACCACCTCTTTCAGACTACAACACTGAAAGAGTTGCGGATTTATGACTGCCATAAACTACAAAATCGTTACAGAAAAGAGACAGGAGATGATTGGCCCCAGATTCCTGATGTCACAGTGGAGGATAAATTCATGCCATATCTTTCACAGTCAAACCTCAGG TGA